A region of the Stieleria neptunia genome:
GCGTGCTGACCAGTGAGCAGAAAAAAGACTTCGAAGAAATGAAGGGCGAACCGTTTGAAATGCCGGCACAGCAAGGTCGTGGCGGATTCGGCGGCCGCGGCGGAGCGGGCGGCCCCGGTGGTCGTGGCGGCCCCGGCGGACAAAGAGGCGGAGACCGCGGTGGACGCGGAGGACGTGGAGGCCAGCGCCCCGATTCCGAAGAGTAGACCGATCGCAACGAGACGAGTTCGCTGCTCGAATTGAAACGTCGACTGCAGCGAAGCGCTCCGCTGCACCGACCAGGGACAGGTTCTCCACGTGGGAATCTGTCCCGTTTTTTTTCAGGTTTCAGGTTTCAGGTTTCAGGTTTCAGGTTTCAGGTTTCAGGTTTCAGGTTTGAGTTCCAACAACTTGGAACTTGGAACTTGGAACTTGGAACTTGGAACTTGGAACTTGGAACTTGGAACTTGGAACTTGGAACTTGGAACTTGGAACTTTCGACAGAAGGATTACAACCGGTACACCTTCGTTGCGTTTCCGCATCATACGAGGTTGCATTTTCGCATCATCGCTGCCAACTGCGTGCTAGGGTTCCTCGGACGAGGTCTGTATGGACTCAGACCCGGATCGACGACCCGCATGCGACTGACTCAAGCCGATGTTCGCTCTGTTTTCAAACTCAACCTCCCTTGCGACGGCCCGCGATGGCTGCGCGATGAGAGAGGTGAGTGCGATGGTAAGGGTGATGGCGATCGTGGTGATGGTCTCGCTGCTGCAGTTTGCCGGTTGCTCGCGACTGCGGCTTCCCGCCATTGATCCGACGGGGCAACGGATCTTCAATCCACTGCCGGCGACGACCACGATTGCGCTTCCCGGTTCCGCGGGTGAAGGCCGACTGGGGAGCTGCCTTCGAAAACTCGGTGACCCGTTGAACACGCGTCCGTTTTCGTTGCCCGAACCGGCGTTCCCCGAACCGGTCGCGCCGCCATCCTGCCTGACGCCCGTGCCCAGTACGTCAACGCCACCGCTGACTTCGATCGGTGGTGCGTCCAATGAACCGTGCGTTCCGAGCGCCCCCTGCCCGGCGGATTGCTTGAACGGTCCGCCGGCGATTCTGTATGGCAACGAGTGTCAGATGCGAGAGCTTTGCCGGCTTCCCAAACGCGGCAAGCGGGGCTGCATCCTGCTCTCGCCCCAGAAGATCGTCGCGCCGGTCGGAGGCGAAGTGGTTCTGTTGTCGGGAATCTGTGGCGACCAAGGGCATTTGCAAGTCGGCGAGCCGCTGGAATGGATGCTGACGCCGGAAAGCGTCGGAACGTTTATCCAAGTCGGTGACGATGATCCGGGCGTGATGCACCGATTGGCACGGATCAAAAAGGCATCCAAACAAGATCCCGCCTATGCGTTCGGCGTGACCAGTACCAAACGCATGAAGATCACGCGCGGGAACCTGAATCCCAACGATGATGTCCAACTCGAAAAGGGACAAACGTGGATCACCGTCAGCAGCCCCAGCGAAGGGACCAGTAAAGTCACCGTGCTGGCGCCGGAAAGTGAGTGTTGGGATCAGCGAAAAGCGACCGCGACGATCTATTGGGTCGATGCGGCGCGGCAGTTTCCGGGGACGCAAATCGTCCCGGCTGGAACCCCGGTCACCTTGACGACGCGGGTGACTCGCTCCGAAGGCATGTTGCCGGCGCGTGGATGGAAGGTTTATTACGAAATCATGCAACCCGAACTCGGATCGTTCGCGTCGACCGGATCTTCCTTCGTTGAAGCCACGGTGGACGACGCCGGAAATGCGACGGTGCAGTTGATCCCGACACCGGGCACGTCGGGAACGGCGGCGATCGCGATGCGGGTGATTCGCCCCGGTGGCGAAACCGACAACATGCCGCCGTTGACGCTGTTCACCGGCGAAACCTTCGTCACGTGGAGTGCGCCGCAGTTGGCGATTCGCGCCGGCGCGCCTCAGATCGCTTCCTTCGGCATCCCTTTTCAAGCCGCCGCGGCGGTTTCCAATCCCGGTGATCAACCCGCAACCAATGTCCGCGTGATCATGCAGATCCCGCCGGGTGTTCAAGCATCGAGTACGGATTCGTTCGCCCAAAACCTGCCCAACACGATCGTGTGGGAGATCGGAGAACTGCCACCCCAGCAGGAATTGGATCTGTTGCTCAATGTCACCACCGAATCCTCATTGTCACTGAACTTTGAAGCCCGTGCCGACGGCCCGTTGGTGGCGACGACATCCGTCGCCGTCGACGTCTTTCGCCCCTCGCTGGTGTTGAGCGTGGCGCCGGAAAAAGATCGCTATCAGGTCGGCGAAGAGGTGACGTTCAACATCGACGTGCGAAACACCGGTGACCGCCCGCTCACGAATCTGCAATTGATCGCCAACGGTGACGATTCGATGCTGCACACGCCCAGTAACCTGCGGCGGGTCGTCAAACCCAAGCAAGACCCGAACACGCAAGAAGACATCCCGTTGCAGCCGGGTGAGACTTGGCCGGTCGCGGTGACCTTCATTCCGACCGATCCGGGCCGCCGCTGCATCCAGTTGGAAGCGACCGCGGATGCGGGACAGCGCGCGACGACCGAGTCCTGCGTGACGGTGATCAATCAGCCGCCACCGACGCCCGCGGTCACCGCGACGCTCTCCGGACGCAGTCGGACTTCGGTCGGCAGCGAAACGCTGTTCCGCGGCATCGTCGTCAACACCGGCAGCGTGCCCCTGGACAACGTTCGGGTCACGATGGCCTATGATCCGCAATTGCGTCCGATCGGTGCGACGGACCAATACCTGTCCGAGCCGCGCGCCGGTCGGTACATGATCGAGTGGGTGATCCCTCGTCTGGAACCCGAAACCAGCGAAACCTTGGAAGCGAATTTCCAGGTCATCGGTACCAACCCCAGAAGCAGCGTGGTGATGGCGGTTGAGTCACAGCAAGGCGCACGGGCGAGCGAACAAGTGCAGTTCGAAATCTTGCCATCGGCGATCCGGCAACCGGCCCCCGCACCGGCCGCGCCCAGCACGCTGCCCCCGGCGACGGCTCCCCCGATGATCCCGGGGCGGCCAACGCCGCCCGCTCCCGCTCAGGATCCCACGCCGCGGCCGGCCCCCAGCCAACCCGCCGAACCGCAATCCTTGGGTCTGTCCATCACGGGGCCCAGCTCGGCCGTGTTCGTCAATCAACCGATCCGCTATGACTTGCGCGTCACCAACCCGTCGTCGCAGCAAGACGGCAACGTCAGCATCCGATTCAATCTTCCCGACGGTGTTCA
Encoded here:
- a CDS encoding DUF11 domain-containing protein, which gives rise to MVRVMAIVVMVSLLQFAGCSRLRLPAIDPTGQRIFNPLPATTTIALPGSAGEGRLGSCLRKLGDPLNTRPFSLPEPAFPEPVAPPSCLTPVPSTSTPPLTSIGGASNEPCVPSAPCPADCLNGPPAILYGNECQMRELCRLPKRGKRGCILLSPQKIVAPVGGEVVLLSGICGDQGHLQVGEPLEWMLTPESVGTFIQVGDDDPGVMHRLARIKKASKQDPAYAFGVTSTKRMKITRGNLNPNDDVQLEKGQTWITVSSPSEGTSKVTVLAPESECWDQRKATATIYWVDAARQFPGTQIVPAGTPVTLTTRVTRSEGMLPARGWKVYYEIMQPELGSFASTGSSFVEATVDDAGNATVQLIPTPGTSGTAAIAMRVIRPGGETDNMPPLTLFTGETFVTWSAPQLAIRAGAPQIASFGIPFQAAAAVSNPGDQPATNVRVIMQIPPGVQASSTDSFAQNLPNTIVWEIGELPPQQELDLLLNVTTESSLSLNFEARADGPLVATTSVAVDVFRPSLVLSVAPEKDRYQVGEEVTFNIDVRNTGDRPLTNLQLIANGDDSMLHTPSNLRRVVKPKQDPNTQEDIPLQPGETWPVAVTFIPTDPGRRCIQLEATADAGQRATTESCVTVINQPPPTPAVTATLSGRSRTSVGSETLFRGIVVNTGSVPLDNVRVTMAYDPQLRPIGATDQYLSEPRAGRYMIEWVIPRLEPETSETLEANFQVIGTNPRSSVVMAVESQQGARASEQVQFEILPSAIRQPAPAPAAPSTLPPATAPPMIPGRPTPPAPAQDPTPRPAPSQPAEPQSLGLSITGPSSAVFVNQPIRYDLRVTNPSSQQDGNVSIRFNLPDGVQVVRITQPLSPELGEFSPNGNYIYLKDIGTLRPFESIDYLILLTCNQPKTFTITAEAVSRGKPKGARSQVTTQVVSDQ